A genomic segment from Neodiprion lecontei isolate iyNeoLeco1 chromosome 1, iyNeoLeco1.1, whole genome shotgun sequence encodes:
- the LOC107225777 gene encoding endoribonuclease CG2145 yields MKRNKLFLVMIIGIIICGDVASGKKSRTRLSRPSSRTTPRPRTTTTHRNNHDVDPNRIGWAIPEANSRNKQNSGNLPPKPSAPLPDQNVAMKSNAPSLQSGYPGQSQQNSYHGQHQPVGQGYNPAVGQQYNHPFNTPAGATYQQPPSQSYNPSVGQPYHQTAGQPYNPSFGQNYHQPVGQPYNPSVGQPYHQPVGQPYNPPVGQTVILAPAQVPSSNRGLGQIAKEAVVFAGVSAGVNAAVNRLLPGGSRGGGTNTQITYNNYYNNQTDSQGNPVPPPTTGDSSSTAKPAEGSSSAPGNAMGLQVAGNPESKSVQTNPVPDAPLGVVPLNMNASGTDLGSSASLAPASGNPIAPPTQTNLVSNEELMRLSEELFEADANNAFKYITLKLQGQKTDDSITDSAMESLLTVQPEGLQIPTIALLRSVYDKYELDSGVPEKITPERRDGEMNVINEFLKTQVMSKAMKFIASKGLIPNDEYEFKDALKRIWFSQYARENNIISTSGFENVFLAEKFQTEITGLHNWIYFNEQESAGKANYLGYIREAKLGNNAVIIKLRATLNDIVRPVTTIFVGTSPELEMALYTICFFVRPNGACPVSLGSTPFTIFTNKISYFGKETLFSAYPEI; encoded by the exons GTGACGTGGCGTCTGGGAAGAAGTCACGAACTCGCCTATCTCGACCTTCGTCTCGGACAACACCAAGGCCACGAACAACAACCACCCACCGTAATAATCATG ATGTAGATCCGAACAGAATTGGCTGGGCAATCCCAGAAGCAAATTCTCGCAATAAACAAAACAGTGGTAATCTACCGCCAAAACCATCGGCCCCACTACCAGATCAAAATGTTGCTATGAAATCCAACGCACCATCCTTACAGTCAG GTTATCCTGGGCAATCTCAACAAAATTCATATCACGGGCAGCACCAGCCAGTCGGTCAAGGTTATAATCCAGCAGTTGGGCAACAGTATAATCACCCATTCAATACGCCTGCTGGAGCAACATACCAGCAACCTCCTAGCCAGTCGTACAATCCATCAGTTGGGCAACCTTACCATCAAACTGCTGGTCAGCCTTATAATCCTTCATTCGGTCAGAATTACCATCAACCCGTCGGCCAACCGTATAACCCATCAGTTGGTCAACCCTACCATCAACCTGTTGGTCAACCATACAACCCACCAGTTGGACAAACTGTGATTTTAGCACCAGCTCAAGTACCATCGTCAAATCGCGGATTAGGCCAAATCGCTAAAGAGGCTGTAGTGTTTGCCGGGGTGAGCGCAGGTGTAAATGCTGCAGTAAACAGATTGCTTCCAGGCGGCTCTCGTGGCGGAGGAACCAATACTCAAATaacatataataattattataataatcaaaCTGACAGTCAAGGAAACCCTGTgccaccaccgactacaggAGATTCTAGTAGTACGGCTAAGCCAGCAGAAGGCTCAAGCTCTGCTCCTGGAAATGCTATGGGGCTGCAAGTTGCAGGAAACCCGGAAAGCAAGAGCGTTCAAACCAATCCTGTTCCCGATGCACCGCTGGGTGTTGTACCATTAAATATGAACGCCTCAGGGACTGATTTAGGATCCAGTGCCTCCTTAGCTCCAGCTTCAGGAAATCCTATCGCTCCACCAACGCAGACAAATTTAGTGTCTAACGAGGAGCTAATGCGGTTATCAGAAGAACTTTTTGAAGCTGACGCCAATAACGCATTCAAATATATTACTTTAAAGCTGCAAGGTCAAAAAACTGATGATAGCATAACAGACAGCGCAATGGAATC TTTGCTGACGGTCCAGCCTGAGGGATTACAAATTCCGACGATTGCTTTGCTGCGCTCTGTTTACGACAAATACGAATTGGATTCCGGAGTACCTGAAAAAATAACCCCAGAAAGACGAGATGGAGAAATGAATGTGATAAATGAGTTTCTGAAAACACAAGTAATGTCAAAGGCCATGAAATTTATCGCGAGTAAAGGTTTGATACCCAATGATGAGTACGAATTTAAAGATGCGTTAAAAAGGATTTGGTTTTCTCAATATGCTCGTGAAAATAACATAATATCAACCAGCGGTTTTGAAAACGTATtcttggccgaaaaatttcaaacggaaATCACTGGGTTACACAATTGGATTTACTTCAACGAGCAGGAGTCTGCTGGCAAAGCAAATTATTTGGGATACATTAGAGAAGCTAAACTTGGAAAC AATGCTGTAATCATCAAATTACGGGCAACTCTAAACGACATCGTAAGACCGGTCACAACGATTTTCGTTGGCACTTCACCTGAATTAGAAATGGCTCTGTATACGATTTGCTTTTTTGTTCGCCCAAATGGTGCGTGCCCCGTATCACTAGGATCTACACCGTTTACAATATTCACGAACAAAATAAGTTACTTCGGCAAAGAAACTCTTTTTTCGGCTTATCCAGAAATATAA